A window of Juglans regia cultivar Chandler chromosome 7, Walnut 2.0, whole genome shotgun sequence contains these coding sequences:
- the LOC108986055 gene encoding UPF0481 protein At3g47200-like produces MDGDALSPRTAIATKLAGLSTTSNAEDQPCIFKVHKQLLNVNEKAYKPVLLAIGPYNDHLKVGQGIMEEHKLRYLKQMLERRKEHSLEDYMEALRKLEDRARKCYADAECISQKKDEFVGMMLLDGCFIIELFRKLEDKTLRDEHDPIFQMSWMLPEIARDLLLFENQLPYFVLTELFNRSESNQTPLPNPGDSEQISCEITPCCESSASIDQTVPTRLRDLAISFFFGLLPFRDWEVNGSSVYPAKKSTDQKVGDKVMNVEFKHLLDLIYTIIKRSIVHDMEVVDRAIERQEVGVKFNIEEIFKPLFGKLEKRKGYKKINKDAGSIPYGPKPIRNATELKEAGIKFQRAKQGTAFACIKFSNGVLEIPPLRIEDETETLLRNLIAYEQYSPHTDIDYVTDYACFMDDLINSPKDVELLGQNEIIENWLGDDEFASSMFNKLCHHVVSDYPPSTYQTSIDINNHCAKRRNVWMATLRHNYFNSPWASLSVLAAILLLGLTIIQTVFSIIN; encoded by the coding sequence ATGGATGGAGATGCTCTCTCCCCTCGTACGGCTATTGCCACAAAGCTAGCTGGCTTGAGTACTACATCTAATGCTGAAGATCAGCCTTGTATATTTAAAGTGCATAAACAGTTACTTAATGTAAACGAGAAGGCTTACAAACCTGTGCTGCTTGCCATCGGTCCTTACAATGACCATCTCAAGGTTGGCCAGGGGATTATGGAGGAGCATAAACTGCGGTATCTGAAGCAAATGCTTGAAAGGAGAAAAGAACACAGTCTGGAAGACTACATGGAGGCATTGAGAAAACTAGAAGACAGAGCCCGTAAATGCTATGCTGATGCAGAATGCATTAGTCAGAAAAAAGATGAGTTTGTAGGAATGATGCTACTTGATGGTTGTTTCATCATTGAGCTATTCCGCAAGTTGGAGGATAAAACTCTAAGAGATGAACATGATCCAATCTTCCAAATGAGCTGGATGCTTCCTGAAATAGCTCGTGATCTattgttatttgaaaatcaacttccatACTTTGTTCTTACTGAATTGTTCAACAGGAGTGAGAGTAACCAGACACCACTTCCAAACCCAGGTGATAGTGAGCAGATCTCATGTGAAATTACGCCATGTTGTGAAAGCTCAGCCTCCATAGATCAGACTGTCCCGACACGACTTCGTGATCttgccatttcttttttctttggctTATTACCATTTCGAGATTGGGAAGTCAACGGATCAAGTGTTTATCCAGCCAAAAAGTCAACGGATCAAAAGGTTGGAGACAAAGTCATGAACGTAGAATTTAAACATCTACTTGATCTGATATATACAATTATCAAGCGTTCAATAGTACATGATATGGAAGTAGTAGATCGTGCCATAGAACGTCAAGAGGTTGGAGTCAAGTTCAATATAGAAGAGATATTTAAGCCTTTATTTGGAAAACTCGAAAAGAGGAAGGgctataagaaaataaataaggatgcTGGCTCAATACCATATGGACCGAAGCCAATACGTAATGCAACAGAGCTTAAGGAGGCTGGAATCAAATTCCAGAGGGCAAAGCAAGGTACCGCATTTGCCTGCATAAAGTTTAGCAATGGGGTATTGGAAATTCCGCCTTTGAGAATAGAAGATGAGACTGAGACTCTCTTACGAAATCTAATTGCATATGAGCAATATAGTCCACACACTGATATTGATTACGTTACCGACTATGCGTGCTTCATGGATGATCTCATTAACTCTCCAAAAGATGTTGAATTACTTGGTCAAAATGAAATTATCGAAAATTGGTTGGGTGATGATGAATTTGCTTCCAGCATGTTCAACAAGCTTTGTCACCATGTTGTTTCAGACTATCCCCCCAGTACTTATCAAACTTCCATTGATATTAATAACCACTGCGCCAAACGCCGTAATGTATGGATGGCAACATTAAGGCACAATTATTTCAATAGTCCTTGGGCTTCGCTTTCAGTCTTAGCGGCTATCCTATTGCTTGGACTTACAATTATTCAGACCGTATTTTCCATTATTAATTAG